A region of Thermococcus argininiproducens DNA encodes the following proteins:
- a CDS encoding Lrp/AsnC family transcriptional regulator gives MALDNIDRMILRLLQENGRMSYSEIARRTGVPESTVRLRVKRLMEEGVIRKFAALINPFKAGYTIVAFIAVDVEPSKIKRAVEELSKLPEVDVLGIATGAHDILMQVTVRDLQELENFLIEKLGKVEGIKSTETSILTSVKKWGYARVF, from the coding sequence GTGGCACTTGATAATATTGATAGGATGATTTTAAGACTCCTCCAAGAGAATGGAAGAATGAGTTATTCAGAGATAGCAAGAAGAACCGGGGTTCCGGAATCCACAGTGCGGTTAAGAGTAAAAAGGCTCATGGAAGAGGGAGTAATAAGGAAATTTGCCGCCCTTATAAACCCTTTTAAGGCGGGTTATACAATAGTGGCGTTTATAGCAGTAGACGTTGAGCCAAGCAAAATCAAGAGAGCCGTAGAAGAATTATCCAAACTCCCAGAAGTGGACGTATTAGGGATAGCAACCGGGGCCCATGATATTTTAATGCAAGTAACTGTGAGAGATCTTCAAGAGCTAGAGAACTTCCTTATAGAAAAGCTAGGAAAAGTGGAAGGAATAAAAAGTACTGAAACCTCAATATTAACAAGTGTTAAAAAATGGGGATATGCAAGAGTCTTTTAA